A portion of the Pseudarthrobacter sp. L1SW genome contains these proteins:
- a CDS encoding TetR/AcrR family transcriptional regulator, with protein MTVSADSAHPGTSVPPPAALSRRELNKAATRQAITDAALGLLRSAGPGNFTVEDIADAAGISRRTFFNYFGSTDAALASITHGFLDTAIQQFKLRPAEEPVLKSAQEALMALADPMTVAPLAELFTLTQQSTLMSHSELEAWDHCREQITAVARSRAAATPDAGNELYLRAFAGSVISCGKAAMEVWFARRGADLSPASLAELRQLLIDAMALLGSGFTTGTTPAPAPSASRSS; from the coding sequence GTGACCGTCTCCGCCGATTCCGCCCATCCGGGAACCTCCGTCCCGCCGCCGGCCGCACTGTCCCGCCGCGAGCTGAACAAGGCGGCCACCCGCCAGGCCATTACCGACGCCGCACTCGGCCTCCTGCGCAGCGCGGGTCCCGGCAACTTCACGGTGGAGGACATCGCGGACGCCGCCGGAATCTCCCGCCGGACCTTCTTCAACTACTTCGGCAGCACCGATGCCGCGCTGGCTTCCATCACGCACGGCTTCCTGGACACCGCCATCCAGCAGTTCAAACTCCGGCCCGCGGAGGAGCCCGTCCTGAAGTCGGCGCAGGAGGCACTGATGGCCCTGGCGGACCCCATGACCGTGGCCCCGCTGGCCGAACTCTTTACCCTGACCCAGCAGAGCACACTCATGTCCCACTCCGAACTTGAAGCCTGGGACCATTGCCGGGAACAGATCACCGCAGTGGCCCGCAGCCGGGCTGCCGCAACACCGGACGCCGGGAATGAGCTGTACCTCCGGGCCTTTGCCGGTTCCGTCATCTCCTGCGGCAAGGCGGCAATGGAGGTCTGGTTTGCCCGCCGCGGCGCGGACCTCTCGCCGGCCTCCCTTGCCGAACTGCGGCAGCTGCTGATCGACGCCATGGCGCTGCTTGGCTCCGGCTTCACCACGGGCACCACCCCTGCCCCCGCACCTTCAGCCTCCCGTTCCTCCTGA
- a CDS encoding dicarboxylate/amino acid:cation symporter, which yields MSTQTSTPSPAGKTGFQLPKWAGSFGVQIIAALIVGLGLGLLAKYTGSTKASPNGLGATLQTIGSSYVSLLQTAVVPLIFTAVVSSISNLRQVSNAAKLAWNTLLWFAITSLIAVLIGIGLGVLLQPGANTGITGEAKYSGKSGDWWAFLVGLFPKNFLGLGASSTVAESGAVTTSVSFNVLQILVIAIAVGVAALKVGKAAEPFLNLNASALAVIQKVLWWIIRIAPLGTVGLIGNAVAVYGWDTIGSLGKFTFAIYVGLALVLFAVYPILVRTHGLSVKQYFSGVWPAVQLAFVSRSSVGTLPLTQRVTERSLGVPRAYASFAVPLGATTKMDGCAAIYPAISAIFVAQFFGIQLDFSQYLLIALVSVLGSAATAGTTGAVVMLTLTLSTLGLPLAGVGLLLAIDPILDMGRTAVNVAGQALVPTIVAKRQGILDEQLYNAPRNGTPFVDDTVDVDAANAGTTAPSDGTSTDTASRELADAKA from the coding sequence GTGAGCACTCAGACAAGCACCCCATCCCCCGCGGGGAAGACCGGCTTCCAGCTGCCCAAGTGGGCCGGCTCGTTCGGCGTCCAGATCATTGCCGCCCTCATCGTGGGCCTGGGCCTCGGCCTGCTGGCCAAGTACACCGGCAGCACCAAGGCCAGCCCCAACGGCCTTGGCGCCACGCTGCAGACCATCGGCTCCAGCTATGTATCCCTGCTGCAGACCGCCGTCGTACCCCTGATCTTCACCGCGGTTGTCAGCTCCATCTCCAACCTCCGCCAGGTGTCCAACGCCGCGAAGCTGGCCTGGAACACGCTCCTTTGGTTCGCCATCACCTCCCTGATCGCCGTGCTGATCGGCATCGGGCTGGGCGTCCTCCTGCAGCCCGGCGCCAACACGGGCATCACCGGGGAAGCCAAGTACTCCGGCAAGTCCGGTGACTGGTGGGCGTTCCTGGTGGGCCTGTTCCCCAAGAACTTCCTGGGACTGGGCGCCAGCTCCACCGTCGCCGAGTCCGGCGCGGTCACCACCTCCGTCAGCTTCAACGTGCTCCAGATCCTGGTGATTGCCATCGCCGTCGGTGTTGCCGCCCTCAAGGTGGGCAAGGCTGCCGAGCCGTTCCTGAACCTGAACGCCTCCGCCCTGGCCGTCATCCAGAAGGTGCTCTGGTGGATCATCCGCATCGCACCGCTGGGCACCGTGGGCCTGATCGGCAACGCCGTGGCGGTGTACGGCTGGGACACCATCGGGTCCCTCGGCAAGTTCACCTTCGCCATCTACGTGGGCCTCGCCCTGGTGCTCTTCGCTGTCTACCCCATCCTGGTCCGCACCCACGGCCTCTCCGTCAAGCAGTACTTCTCCGGCGTGTGGCCCGCCGTGCAGCTGGCCTTCGTTTCCCGCTCCTCCGTGGGAACGCTGCCGCTGACCCAGCGCGTCACCGAACGCAGCCTGGGCGTCCCCCGCGCCTACGCCTCCTTCGCCGTCCCGCTGGGCGCCACCACCAAGATGGACGGCTGCGCGGCCATCTACCCTGCAATCTCGGCGATCTTCGTGGCCCAGTTCTTCGGCATCCAGCTGGACTTCAGCCAGTACCTGCTGATCGCCCTGGTGTCCGTCCTGGGGTCCGCCGCCACCGCCGGAACCACCGGCGCCGTGGTGATGCTCACCCTGACGCTGTCCACGCTGGGACTGCCGCTGGCCGGCGTCGGACTCCTCCTGGCGATCGATCCCATCCTGGACATGGGCCGCACCGCCGTGAACGTGGCAGGCCAGGCACTGGTCCCCACCATCGTGGCCAAGCGCCAGGGCATCCTCGACGAGCAGCTGTACAACGCTCCCCGTAACGGCACGCCCTTCGTGGACGATACTGTCGACGTCGATGCTGCCAACGCCGGCACCACTGCCCCTTCCGACGGGACCTCCACGGATACCGCATCGCGTGAACTGGCGGACGCGAAGGCCTAA